A section of the Streptomyces sp. Je 1-369 genome encodes:
- a CDS encoding serine hydrolase domain-containing protein produces the protein MAVAVAAGVLVAPGASATGRAHGDSVQQGLDRLVRADGVPAALASVNGDRKGERARTYTAGVGDLATGAAVPRDGQVRIGSNTKAFTAVVVLQLVAEGRMRLDDTVDTYLPGLVRGDGIDDRKIKVRQLLQQTSGLPNYTKGDLQPRYYEPRELLDIALEYKSEFDPGESWAYSNTNYVVAGLIVEKVTKRTVAQEIDRRIIERLGLRHTYFPAPGDATIREPHPKGYYQEAPGAPLRDITELDPSWTWAAGQLISTNSDLNRFYTALLTPGRLLPKPQLDQMRTTVRADYFGKGARYGLGIVSRPLSCGDVYWGHGGSYPGYETRGGATDDGRAADVAVTVQPTDKAVMSHVDEIVDTALCRRR, from the coding sequence ATGGCGGTGGCAGTGGCGGCAGGTGTTCTCGTGGCGCCCGGGGCGTCGGCGACGGGCCGGGCGCACGGGGACTCCGTCCAGCAGGGTCTTGACCGGCTGGTGCGGGCCGACGGCGTGCCTGCCGCGCTGGCGAGCGTGAACGGGGACCGGAAGGGAGAGCGTGCCCGGACCTACACGGCCGGGGTCGGCGACCTGGCGACCGGCGCCGCCGTGCCCAGGGACGGGCAGGTGCGGATCGGCAGCAACACCAAGGCGTTCACCGCGGTGGTCGTGCTGCAACTGGTCGCCGAGGGGAGGATGCGCCTCGACGACACGGTGGACACGTATCTGCCGGGGCTCGTACGCGGGGACGGGATCGACGACCGGAAGATCAAGGTCCGCCAGCTGCTCCAGCAGACGAGCGGGCTGCCCAACTACACGAAGGGCGACCTTCAGCCCCGGTACTACGAGCCGCGGGAGTTGCTGGACATCGCGCTGGAGTACAAGTCGGAGTTCGACCCCGGGGAGAGCTGGGCGTACAGCAACACGAACTACGTCGTCGCCGGTCTGATCGTCGAGAAGGTCACCAAGCGCACCGTCGCCCAGGAGATCGACCGGCGGATCATCGAGCGGCTCGGGCTGCGCCACACCTACTTCCCGGCGCCCGGGGATGCGACGATCCGCGAGCCCCACCCCAAGGGGTACTACCAGGAGGCACCGGGGGCGCCCCTGCGGGACATCACGGAGCTGGACCCCTCATGGACGTGGGCGGCGGGACAGCTGATCTCCACCAACTCCGACCTCAACCGGTTCTACACCGCGCTGCTCACACCCGGCCGCCTCCTGCCGAAGCCCCAGCTCGACCAGATGCGCACCACGGTCCGCGCCGACTACTTCGGCAAGGGCGCCCGGTACGGCCTCGGCATCGTGAGCAGGCCGCTGTCCTGCGGCGACGTCTACTGGGGACACGGTGGAAGCTATCCGGGATACGAGACGCGGGGCGGTGCCACGGATGACGGGCGCGCCGCCGACGTCGCGGTGACCGTGCAGCCGACGGACAAGGCGGTCATGTCGCACGTGGACGAGATCGTGGACACGGCTCTCTGCAGGCGTCGCTGA
- a CDS encoding carboxymuconolactone decarboxylase family protein, whose amino-acid sequence MSPRTTHLDRGVAGAMSALSAAAKKGLGDPVLAELVMMRASQINACAFCLDMHVDVALEHGETPKRIALLNAWEEAGDLFSARERAALALTEAVTVLTEGFVPDTVYAKAAEHFTEGDLAHLLGVITVINSWNRLMVSRRIAPGGPAW is encoded by the coding sequence GTGAGCCCTCGCACCACGCACTTGGACCGCGGCGTCGCCGGCGCGATGAGTGCGCTGAGCGCCGCCGCGAAGAAGGGCCTCGGCGACCCCGTCCTCGCCGAGCTCGTGATGATGCGGGCCTCACAGATCAACGCCTGCGCCTTCTGCCTCGACATGCACGTGGACGTCGCCCTGGAGCACGGCGAGACCCCGAAGCGCATCGCGCTCCTGAACGCCTGGGAGGAGGCGGGCGACCTCTTCAGTGCACGCGAACGAGCCGCCCTCGCCCTCACCGAGGCCGTCACCGTCCTCACCGAGGGCTTCGTGCCCGACACGGTGTACGCGAAGGCCGCCGAGCACTTCACCGAGGGGGACCTCGCCCATCTCCTCGGCGTGATCACCGTCATCAACAGCTGGAACCGGCTGATGGTCAGCCGCCGTATCGCACCCGGAGGACCGGCATGGTGA
- a CDS encoding ABC transporter substrate-binding protein, with protein sequence MRVRTRVLSAVTAAGALLAMSGCGKADMTKQSSPYANAAGAKTVTLSVQSWVGAQADVAVAEYLLDHELGYRVDKVQIDEVPAWDALSQGRVDAIMEDWGHPEQEQRYIKDKKTIVPGGDVGVTGHIGWYVPTYFAKKHPDVTNWKNLNKYADQFRTAESGGQGQLMDGSPSYVTNDKALVKNLDLDYKVVFAGSEAAQITQIEQFAKQRKPFLTYWYKPQWLFDKVPMTEVKLPAYKEGCDADPAKIKCAYPHTPLQKYFNADFAKKGGDAAEFLKKFHWSEKDQNEVSLLIADKKMSPQDAAKAWIDKNESTWKAWLPK encoded by the coding sequence ATGCGAGTACGTACGCGTGTACTGAGCGCCGTGACCGCGGCCGGGGCGCTGCTCGCGATGAGCGGGTGCGGCAAGGCCGACATGACCAAGCAGTCGTCCCCCTACGCCAACGCGGCGGGCGCCAAGACCGTGACGCTCTCCGTGCAGTCCTGGGTCGGCGCGCAGGCGGACGTCGCCGTCGCCGAGTACCTGCTCGACCACGAGCTGGGCTACCGCGTCGACAAGGTCCAGATCGACGAGGTCCCCGCCTGGGACGCCCTCAGCCAGGGCCGCGTCGACGCGATCATGGAGGACTGGGGCCACCCCGAGCAGGAACAGCGGTACATCAAGGACAAGAAGACGATCGTCCCCGGTGGCGACGTCGGCGTGACCGGGCACATCGGCTGGTACGTCCCCACGTACTTCGCGAAGAAGCACCCGGACGTCACGAACTGGAAGAACCTCAACAAGTACGCGGACCAGTTCCGTACGGCGGAGAGCGGCGGCCAGGGCCAGCTCATGGACGGCTCCCCGTCGTACGTCACGAACGACAAGGCGCTCGTCAAGAACCTCGACCTGGACTACAAGGTCGTCTTCGCGGGCTCCGAGGCGGCGCAGATCACCCAGATCGAGCAGTTCGCCAAGCAGCGGAAGCCGTTCCTGACGTACTGGTACAAGCCGCAGTGGCTCTTCGACAAGGTGCCGATGACAGAGGTGAAGCTGCCCGCGTACAAGGAGGGCTGCGACGCCGACCCGGCGAAGATCAAGTGTGCCTACCCGCACACGCCGCTGCAGAAGTACTTCAACGCGGACTTCGCGAAGAAGGGCGGCGACGCCGCGGAGTTCCTCAAGAAGTTCCACTGGTCCGAGAAGGACCAGAACGAGGTCTCCCTGCTGATCGCGGACAAGAAGATGTCCCCGCAGGACGCGGCCAAGGCGTGGATCGACAAGAACGAGTCGACGTGGAAGGCGTGGCTGCCCAAGTAG
- a CDS encoding carboxymuconolactone decarboxylase family protein, producing the protein MNVPSEAHVHEHTPRLAWAQHAPEVFKAMIKLDAAARKGLDPVIYELVKIRASQINRCALCLDMHSKDALAAGESVERIIQLSAWEESQHFYTAKEIAALELTEAITVLTDGFVPDEVYAKAAAHFEEAELTQLIAAITVINAWNRFGVSTRQVPGHYKAEGDK; encoded by the coding sequence ATGAACGTTCCCTCCGAAGCCCACGTCCACGAGCACACCCCCCGACTCGCCTGGGCCCAGCACGCCCCCGAGGTCTTCAAAGCGATGATCAAGCTCGACGCGGCCGCCCGTAAGGGCCTCGACCCGGTGATCTACGAGCTCGTCAAGATCCGCGCCTCGCAGATCAACCGCTGCGCGCTCTGCCTCGACATGCACTCCAAGGACGCCCTCGCGGCGGGCGAGAGCGTCGAACGGATCATCCAGCTCAGCGCCTGGGAGGAGTCGCAGCACTTCTACACGGCGAAGGAGATCGCCGCGCTCGAACTGACCGAGGCCATCACCGTGCTGACCGACGGCTTCGTGCCGGACGAGGTGTACGCGAAGGCCGCCGCGCACTTCGAGGAGGCGGAGCTGACCCAGCTCATCGCCGCGATCACCGTCATCAACGCGTGGAACCGCTTCGGCGTCAGCACCCGCCAGGTGCCGGGGCACTACAAGGCCGAGGGCGACAAGTGA
- a CDS encoding NADP-dependent oxidoreductase has product MTLSREIRLAARPVGEPTTADFELATTEVPEQPGAGQIVVRNTWMSVDPYMRGRMDDAPSYIAPFELGAPLEGSAVGEVVASNAPEVPVGATVTHFLGWREYSVLDAAAATVVDTALAPAAAYLGPLGTTGLTAYAALTRTAPVREGDVVFVSAAAGAVGSVAGQIARELGAARVIGSAGGPAKTKKLLDTFGYDAAVDYRLGGLPEQLAQAAPDGVDVYLDAVGGDHLQAAIGAIRPGGRIALVGAISTYNTTEPAPGPNNLFQAAKQEATLRGMLVTSHLDLFPEWIGRAAPLLADGTLRTEQTVVDGIERAPEAFLGVLRGANTGKMLVRLTGSRAGRTSRTRP; this is encoded by the coding sequence ATGACCCTCTCCCGCGAAATCCGCCTCGCCGCCCGCCCCGTCGGCGAACCCACCACCGCGGACTTCGAGTTGGCCACCACCGAAGTGCCCGAGCAGCCCGGCGCAGGACAGATCGTCGTCCGCAACACCTGGATGTCGGTCGACCCGTACATGAGGGGCCGCATGGACGACGCGCCGTCCTACATCGCCCCGTTCGAGCTCGGCGCCCCGCTGGAGGGCAGCGCGGTCGGCGAGGTCGTCGCGTCGAACGCGCCCGAGGTCCCGGTGGGGGCGACCGTCACCCACTTCCTGGGCTGGCGGGAGTACTCCGTGCTGGATGCCGCGGCCGCGACCGTCGTCGACACCGCGCTCGCCCCGGCCGCCGCCTACCTCGGCCCGCTCGGCACGACGGGCCTGACGGCGTACGCCGCACTGACCCGCACCGCCCCGGTCCGCGAGGGCGACGTCGTGTTCGTGTCGGCGGCGGCCGGGGCGGTGGGCAGCGTCGCGGGGCAGATCGCCCGGGAGCTCGGCGCCGCACGGGTGATCGGCTCGGCGGGCGGACCCGCCAAGACGAAGAAGCTGCTCGACACCTTCGGGTACGACGCGGCCGTCGACTACCGGCTCGGCGGCCTGCCGGAGCAGCTCGCGCAGGCCGCGCCCGACGGCGTGGACGTCTACCTCGACGCGGTCGGCGGCGACCATCTCCAGGCCGCGATCGGGGCGATCCGGCCGGGCGGACGCATCGCGCTGGTCGGCGCCATCAGCACGTACAACACGACGGAGCCGGCGCCGGGCCCGAACAACCTCTTCCAGGCGGCCAAGCAGGAGGCGACCCTGCGGGGCATGCTCGTCACCAGCCACCTCGACCTGTTCCCGGAGTGGATCGGCCGGGCGGCGCCGCTGCTCGCCGACGGCACCCTGCGCACCGAGCAGACCGTCGTCGACGGCATCGAGCGGGCACCGGAGGCGTTCCTCGGCGTCCTGCGCGGGGCGAACACCGGCAAGATGCTGGTCCGCCTCACAGGATCACGTGCGGGACGAACCTCGCGTACTCGTCCGTGA
- a CDS encoding glutathionylspermidine synthase family protein, which yields MERRTIAPRPGWQQTVEDQGLIYPLTRYPDDTLRPYWDESAYYVFSLPEVEALEEAVEELHTMCLAAAAHIVDHDRLGDLGITDPGVASAVTEAWHRRAELPSLYGRFDLRYDGAGPAKMLEYNADTPTSLVEAASPQWFWMEERFPGADQWNSLHERLVDAWRKQAALLPPGGPLYFAHSAADELGEDLMTVAYLRETAEQAGLVAESIAMEDIGWDRLARRFVDKKLRFMRSCFKLYPWEWLTTDRFAPHVLETLDNGGGTGSTLWIEPAWKMLLSNKALLAILWELYPGHPNLLPAYLDGPRELASGPGYVAKPLLGREGAGVTVHAPGSAPVRREESCCYQELAPLPEFDGNRVVLGAWVVEDEAAGLGIRESSGLITDEYARFVPHVIL from the coding sequence ATGGAACGCCGCACCATAGCCCCCCGCCCCGGCTGGCAGCAGACCGTCGAGGACCAGGGGCTCATCTACCCGCTCACGCGCTACCCCGACGACACCCTGCGCCCCTACTGGGACGAGAGCGCCTACTACGTCTTCTCGCTCCCCGAGGTCGAGGCGCTGGAGGAGGCCGTCGAGGAGCTGCACACGATGTGCCTGGCCGCCGCCGCGCACATCGTCGACCACGACCGCCTGGGCGACCTCGGCATCACGGACCCGGGGGTCGCGTCCGCCGTGACGGAGGCCTGGCACCGCCGCGCCGAACTCCCGTCCCTGTACGGCCGCTTCGACCTGCGTTACGACGGTGCGGGTCCGGCCAAGATGCTGGAGTACAACGCCGACACCCCCACCTCCCTGGTCGAGGCCGCGAGCCCGCAGTGGTTCTGGATGGAGGAACGCTTCCCTGGCGCCGACCAGTGGAACTCCCTCCACGAGCGGCTCGTCGACGCGTGGCGGAAGCAGGCCGCGCTGCTGCCGCCCGGCGGTCCGCTGTACTTCGCGCACTCCGCCGCCGACGAACTCGGCGAGGACCTGATGACGGTCGCGTACCTGCGGGAGACCGCCGAGCAGGCCGGTCTCGTCGCGGAGTCGATCGCCATGGAGGACATCGGCTGGGACCGGCTCGCGCGCCGCTTCGTCGACAAGAAGCTCCGGTTCATGCGCAGCTGCTTCAAGCTCTACCCGTGGGAGTGGCTGACCACGGACCGCTTCGCGCCGCACGTCCTGGAGACGCTGGACAACGGCGGCGGTACGGGCTCCACACTGTGGATCGAGCCCGCCTGGAAGATGCTCCTCTCCAACAAGGCGCTCCTGGCGATCCTCTGGGAGCTGTATCCCGGCCATCCGAACCTCCTCCCCGCCTACCTCGACGGCCCGCGCGAACTCGCCTCCGGACCCGGGTACGTCGCCAAGCCGCTGCTCGGGCGGGAGGGCGCGGGGGTGACGGTGCACGCACCGGGTTCCGCGCCCGTACGCCGTGAGGAGAGCTGCTGCTACCAGGAGTTGGCACCCCTGCCGGAGTTCGACGGCAACCGGGTCGTCCTCGGTGCGTGGGTGGTCGAGGACGAGGCGGCGGGGCTCGGCATCCGGGAGTCGTCGGGGCTGATCACGGACGAGTACGCGAGGTTCGTCCCGCACGTGATCCTGTGA
- a CDS encoding isocitrate lyase/PEP mutase family protein produces the protein MVNPSTAATLRALHHGRAPGDPLVLPGPWDAASARVFEEAGYEALATPSAGIALSLGYEDGQVPPKEMFEAVGRITRAVGVPVTMDAETGYGLTAKELVERLLEAGAVGCNLEDSYEGEDAGAGAGGGSTGVLRDPREQADWLARVREAAGDHLVVNARVDTFVRGVADPERAIERARLYVAAGADCVYPILAPPEAIPVLRAGIEGPLNVLALPDGPSLRELGELGATRVTFGPGLLRRTMAALRDITDGLRRA, from the coding sequence ATGGTGAACCCCAGTACCGCGGCCACGCTGCGCGCCCTCCACCACGGCCGGGCGCCAGGCGACCCGCTGGTCCTGCCGGGACCGTGGGACGCCGCGAGCGCCCGCGTCTTCGAGGAGGCGGGGTACGAGGCGCTCGCAACGCCCAGCGCCGGCATCGCGCTCTCCCTCGGGTACGAGGACGGGCAGGTGCCGCCGAAGGAGATGTTCGAGGCGGTGGGCCGGATCACCCGGGCCGTCGGCGTACCGGTGACCATGGACGCCGAGACCGGCTACGGCCTGACGGCGAAGGAGCTGGTGGAGCGCCTCCTCGAAGCGGGCGCCGTCGGCTGCAACCTGGAGGACTCGTACGAGGGCGAGGACGCGGGCGCGGGCGCGGGCGGTGGCTCCACGGGTGTGCTCCGGGACCCGCGGGAGCAGGCGGACTGGCTGGCGCGGGTGCGGGAGGCGGCGGGCGACCACCTCGTGGTCAACGCGCGCGTCGACACGTTCGTCCGCGGGGTCGCCGACCCGGAGCGGGCGATCGAGCGGGCCCGCCTGTACGTGGCGGCGGGCGCGGACTGCGTCTACCCGATCCTCGCGCCGCCCGAGGCGATCCCCGTCCTGCGGGCGGGCATCGAGGGACCGCTCAACGTCCTCGCGCTGCCGGACGGCCCCTCCCTCCGCGAGCTGGGCGAACTCGGCGCGACACGCGTCACGTTCGGCCCCGGCCTGCTGCGCCGCACCATGGCGGCGCTGCGCGACATCACCGACGGACTGCGCCGGGCATGA
- a CDS encoding PLP-dependent aminotransferase family protein has protein sequence MGDTWATLGVDLHLETGGDGSRHGVRKGLTDALREAVRGGRLAPGTRLPSSRSLAADLGIARNTVADAYADLVAEGWLTARQGSGTRVAMGVPPGRAEPRARGRVVSPPVRPAPPRRTGGAPTYNLTPGSPDLASFPRAEWLKAARRALAAAPNSALGYADPRGRVELRTALAGYLARARGVHADPDRIVVTAGFVHALAVIGRVLRARGEREVTVESYGLDIHWNLLHRAGLRTVPLAFDALGTDVSGLGPGSAKAVLLTPAHQFPMGVPLHPDRRAAAVDWARREGGVIIEDDYDGEFRYDRQPVGALQGLDPEHVIYLGTASKSLAPGLRLGWMVLPSGLHAEVLAEKEAAGASCGALDQLTLAEFITSGAYDRHVRGARLRYRRRRDHLVEAVAGRAPDVRATGIAAGLHAVLQLPPGTERSIVQAANWERLAVQGLSGFRHPLAVTPREDALVVGYGTPAEHAWAGAVEALCRVLP, from the coding sequence ATGGGAGATACGTGGGCCACTCTGGGTGTCGACCTCCATCTGGAGACCGGCGGCGACGGGTCACGCCACGGCGTCCGCAAGGGCCTCACGGACGCGCTGCGGGAGGCCGTGCGCGGCGGCCGCCTCGCCCCCGGCACCCGCCTCCCGTCGTCCCGCTCGCTCGCCGCCGACCTCGGCATCGCACGGAACACGGTCGCCGACGCGTACGCCGACCTGGTCGCCGAGGGCTGGCTCACCGCCCGCCAGGGTTCGGGCACGCGCGTCGCGATGGGGGTCCCCCCTGGTCGAGCGGAGCCGAGAGCTCGGGGGAGGGTCGTTTCGCCGCCGGTGCGGCCCGCGCCGCCGCGCAGGACGGGCGGGGCGCCCACGTACAACCTCACGCCCGGGTCGCCGGACCTCGCGTCGTTCCCGCGCGCGGAGTGGCTCAAGGCGGCCCGGCGCGCGCTGGCGGCGGCCCCGAACAGCGCCCTCGGGTACGCGGACCCGCGCGGCCGCGTCGAGCTGCGCACCGCACTCGCCGGGTACCTCGCACGGGCGCGGGGCGTCCACGCCGACCCCGACCGCATCGTCGTCACCGCCGGGTTCGTGCACGCCCTCGCGGTCATCGGCCGGGTGCTGCGGGCGCGCGGGGAGCGGGAGGTGACCGTCGAGTCGTACGGCCTCGACATCCACTGGAACCTGCTGCACCGCGCAGGACTGCGCACGGTCCCCCTCGCCTTCGACGCACTCGGCACCGACGTCTCGGGCCTCGGCCCCGGCTCGGCGAAGGCGGTGCTGCTCACCCCCGCGCACCAGTTCCCGATGGGCGTTCCCCTGCACCCCGACCGGCGCGCCGCCGCCGTCGACTGGGCGCGGCGCGAGGGCGGGGTGATCATCGAGGACGACTACGACGGCGAGTTCCGCTACGACCGTCAGCCGGTCGGCGCCCTCCAGGGCCTCGACCCCGAGCACGTGATCTACCTCGGCACGGCGAGCAAGTCCCTCGCACCCGGCCTGCGGCTCGGCTGGATGGTGCTGCCGTCCGGCCTGCACGCGGAGGTCCTCGCCGAGAAGGAGGCCGCGGGAGCGTCCTGCGGTGCGCTCGACCAGCTGACGCTCGCGGAGTTCATCACGTCGGGGGCGTACGACCGCCACGTCAGGGGCGCACGGCTGCGGTACCGGCGCCGCAGGGACCACCTGGTCGAGGCGGTGGCGGGGCGGGCGCCCGACGTGCGGGCCACCGGCATCGCGGCCGGGCTGCACGCGGTGCTCCAACTGCCGCCCGGCACCGAGCGGTCCATCGTCCAGGCCGCCAATTGGGAACGCCTCGCGGTCCAGGGCCTCAGCGGCTTCCGCCACCCGCTCGCGGTGACGCCGCGGGAGGACGCGCTGGTGGTGGGGTACGGGACACCGGCGGAGCATGCGTGGGCGGGGGCGGTGGAGGCGTTGTGCCGGGTGCTGCCGTGA
- a CDS encoding AfsR/SARP family transcriptional regulator, translating to MRFEVLGPLTVRTEDGAAAPAPEPKVRALLAALLVRAGRPVPVDTLVDDLWGDGDRLPSSPANSLQTKVSQLRRALESAEPGGRALVTYGPAGYELRVPPEHVDAVRFGALVSRAYGAPDADARTKVSLLTDALALWSGPAYADFRDADFTRAEAARLSEQRLTAQETLAELRLARGEHASLADELAPWVAGEPLRERLRAAHLRALYRSGRVAEALDSYRDLRQHLAEELGIDPGPELTRLHEAMLRQETDVAVDVDVAVGAGAGVGVGVGAVEVSGAGGAVAPVERRPLSNLPAQPTALIGRDAAVGRIRDLVRAGRLVTLTGPGGVGKTRLALASAAGLAEDFPDGIWLAELAGTHGEVTATVAAALGIRDDAPGAADRTAADRLGRALAGRHLLLVLDNCEHVLGPVADMTAQLLRHAPHLHVLATSQEALALTGETLEAVAPLEEEDALHLFAARAAAAAPGFALDDGNRDAVALICRRLDGIPLAVELAATRVRALGVHTLADRIHDRFRLLNQARRDAPSRQRTLRAMIDWSWELLPPAERRALRRLAVFDGGFTLESAEAVLAPEDIPASEGDALDLVTRLVDRSLLAPAPPDAPEMRYRMLESVTAYSLERLDAAAETTAMRHRHAQHFAAFAERAAAALRGPDQRLWLRRLDHETVNLRAALTWSTTSADTVRALRLVNALTWYWFLRGRLREATHALDLALHLPPPPSADAAARTAAAAAHAAFALLTGEDACAHGGTCEHAAATPADARSRWLLAFARCAFDHTPREAARVDALLAEFRGAGDRWGEAATLSTRATRALYRGDLPALRRDATRSAELFAELGDRWGQLQASEQLGILAEIAADYDEAARLQRDGARAAEDLHLWTDLSFRLSRLGRIALLTGDDPAATAFHERAARLAARQSHRPAQQFAETGLALGARHRGDLDAAEELLLPWLDFNRRFGVDSGTALILAQLGYVAEQRGDAARAEELHREGLAVARTTGDERAVALALEGLAGARSLAGDHPHAARLLGTAARIRDAEGTPLPPAERTDTARAEHRVRTALDDTAFKEAHAQEARA from the coding sequence ATGCGATTCGAGGTGCTGGGCCCGCTGACCGTGCGCACGGAGGACGGGGCGGCCGCGCCGGCGCCGGAGCCGAAGGTGCGCGCGCTGCTCGCCGCGCTCCTCGTGCGGGCGGGGCGGCCGGTACCGGTGGACACGCTCGTCGACGACCTCTGGGGCGACGGCGACCGTCTGCCGTCGTCACCGGCCAACTCCCTCCAGACGAAGGTCTCCCAGCTGCGCCGCGCCCTGGAGTCGGCCGAGCCGGGCGGACGAGCCCTCGTCACGTACGGCCCCGCCGGGTATGAGCTGCGCGTACCCCCGGAACACGTGGACGCGGTGCGCTTCGGGGCGTTGGTGTCGCGGGCGTACGGGGCGCCGGACGCGGACGCGCGTACGAAGGTGTCGCTGCTGACCGACGCGCTGGCGCTGTGGAGCGGTCCCGCGTACGCCGACTTCCGCGACGCCGACTTCACTCGGGCGGAGGCCGCGCGCCTGTCGGAACAGCGCCTCACCGCGCAGGAGACGCTGGCCGAGCTGCGCCTGGCCCGCGGCGAGCACGCGTCGCTGGCCGACGAGCTGGCCCCCTGGGTCGCGGGTGAACCCCTGCGCGAGCGGCTGCGGGCCGCCCACCTCCGCGCCCTGTACCGCTCCGGCCGCGTCGCCGAGGCCCTCGACTCCTACCGCGACCTGCGCCAGCACCTCGCCGAGGAGCTCGGCATCGACCCGGGCCCCGAACTGACGCGCCTGCACGAGGCGATGTTGCGGCAGGAAACGGACGTTGCAGTTGATGTCGATGTTGCCGTGGGTGCGGGTGCGGGTGTGGGTGTCGGTGTCGGTGCGGTCGAGGTTTCCGGGGCAGGGGGCGCGGTCGCGCCCGTCGAGCGTCGTCCCCTCTCCAACCTGCCCGCGCAGCCCACCGCCCTCATCGGCCGTGACGCGGCCGTCGGGCGCATACGTGACCTGGTCCGCGCCGGGCGCCTGGTCACCCTCACGGGACCCGGTGGCGTGGGCAAGACGCGTCTGGCCCTGGCGTCGGCGGCGGGACTGGCCGAGGACTTCCCCGACGGCATCTGGCTGGCCGAACTCGCGGGAACGCACGGCGAGGTGACGGCCACGGTGGCGGCGGCGCTCGGCATCCGGGACGACGCGCCGGGAGCGGCGGACCGGACCGCCGCCGACCGACTCGGACGCGCGCTCGCCGGACGCCACCTCCTCCTCGTCCTCGACAACTGCGAACACGTCCTGGGCCCCGTCGCCGACATGACCGCCCAGCTCCTGCGCCACGCACCTCACCTGCACGTCCTCGCCACCAGCCAGGAGGCGCTCGCCCTGACCGGCGAGACCCTGGAGGCAGTCGCGCCCCTCGAAGAGGAGGACGCGCTGCATCTGTTCGCCGCCCGCGCCGCGGCCGCCGCCCCCGGCTTCGCCCTGGACGACGGGAACCGTGATGCCGTCGCCCTCATCTGCCGCCGCCTGGACGGCATCCCGCTCGCCGTCGAACTCGCCGCCACCCGCGTACGCGCCCTCGGCGTCCACACCCTCGCCGACCGCATCCACGACCGCTTCCGCCTCCTGAACCAGGCCCGCCGCGACGCGCCCTCCCGCCAGCGCACCCTGCGCGCGATGATCGACTGGAGCTGGGAGCTCCTGCCGCCCGCCGAACGCCGCGCCCTGCGCCGCCTGGCCGTATTCGACGGCGGCTTCACCCTGGAGAGCGCCGAAGCCGTACTGGCACCGGAGGACATCCCGGCCTCCGAGGGCGACGCCCTCGACCTGGTGACCCGCCTCGTCGACCGCTCCCTCCTCGCGCCCGCGCCGCCCGACGCCCCGGAAATGCGCTACCGCATGCTCGAATCCGTCACCGCGTACAGCCTCGAACGCCTCGACGCGGCAGCCGAGACCACCGCGATGCGCCACCGCCACGCCCAGCACTTCGCCGCCTTCGCCGAACGCGCGGCCGCCGCCCTGCGCGGCCCCGACCAGCGGCTCTGGCTGCGCCGCCTGGACCACGAGACCGTGAACCTCCGCGCCGCGCTGACCTGGTCGACCACCTCCGCCGACACCGTGCGGGCACTACGCCTGGTCAACGCGCTGACCTGGTACTGGTTCCTCCGCGGCCGCCTCCGCGAAGCGACGCACGCCCTGGACCTGGCCCTGCACCTGCCCCCGCCGCCCTCCGCAGACGCGGCAGCCCGTACCGCCGCTGCCGCCGCCCACGCCGCCTTCGCCCTTCTGACCGGCGAGGACGCCTGCGCGCACGGCGGCACGTGCGAGCACGCGGCGGCCACGCCCGCCGACGCCCGATCCCGCTGGCTGCTCGCCTTCGCACGGTGCGCGTTCGACCACACGCCGCGCGAGGCCGCACGGGTCGACGCACTCCTCGCGGAGTTCCGTGGCGCGGGCGATCGCTGGGGCGAGGCCGCCACCCTCTCCACCCGGGCGACCCGCGCCCTCTACCGCGGCGACCTCCCGGCCCTGCGCCGCGACGCCACCCGCAGCGCCGAGCTCTTCGCCGAACTGGGCGACCGATGGGGCCAGTTGCAGGCATCGGAACAACTCGGCATCCTCGCCGAGATCGCTGCCGACTACGACGAAGCCGCTCGGCTCCAACGCGACGGCGCACGCGCCGCGGAGGACCTCCACCTCTGGACCGACCTCTCCTTCCGCCTCTCCCGCCTCGGCCGCATCGCACTCCTCACCGGCGACGACCCCGCCGCCACGGCCTTCCACGAACGCGCCGCCCGCCTCGCCGCCCGGCAGTCGCACCGCCCCGCCCAGCAGTTCGCCGAGACGGGCCTCGCCCTCGGCGCCCGCCACCGCGGCGACCTCGACGCCGCCGAGGAACTCCTCCTGCCCTGGCTGGACTTCAACCGCCGCTTCGGCGTCGACTCCGGCACGGCGCTGATCCTGGCCCAGCTCGGCTACGTCGCCGAACAGCGCGGAGACGCCGCCCGCGCGGAAGAGCTCCACCGCGAAGGCCTCGCCGTGGCTCGCACGACGGGCGACGAACGCGCGGTGGCGCTGGCCCTGGAAGGCCTCGCGGGCGCCCGCTCACTCGCCGGCGACCACCCGCACGCCGCACGCCTCCTCGGCACGGCCGCCCGCATCCGCGACGCCGAAGGCACACCCCTCCCTCCCGCGGAACGCACGGACACGGCCCGCGCCGAACACCGCGTCCGCACGGCCCTCGACGACACCGCGTTCAAGGAGGCCCACGCCCAGGAAGCCCGAGCGTGA